The following proteins are co-located in the Citrobacter freundii ATCC 8090 = MTCC 1658 = NBRC 12681 genome:
- the agaV gene encoding PTS N-acetylgalactosamine transporter subunit IIB: MPNIVLSRIDERLIHGQVGVQWVGFAGANLVLVANDEVAEDPVQQNLMEMVLAEGIAVRFWSLQKVIDNIHRAADRQKILLVCKSPADFFRLVEGGVPVNRINVGNMHYANGKQQIAKTVSVDAADITAFNGLKAAGVECFVQGVPTEPAQDLYKLL, encoded by the coding sequence ATGCCAAACATTGTATTAAGTCGCATTGATGAACGTCTGATTCACGGTCAGGTTGGTGTGCAATGGGTCGGGTTTGCGGGGGCAAACCTGGTGCTGGTCGCTAATGATGAGGTGGCTGAAGATCCAGTGCAGCAAAACCTGATGGAAATGGTACTGGCAGAAGGGATCGCCGTACGCTTCTGGTCACTACAAAAAGTGATCGACAATATTCACCGTGCCGCCGATCGCCAGAAAATTCTGCTGGTCTGCAAATCGCCTGCGGATTTCTTCCGTCTGGTCGAAGGCGGTGTTCCTGTTAACCGTATCAACGTTGGCAATATGCACTACGCCAACGGCAAACAACAAATCGCCAAAACGGTTTCTGTAGACGCTGCCGATATTACGGCGTTCAACGGGCTCAAAGCCGCTGGAGTGGAATGCTTCGTTCAGGGCGTTCCAACAGAACCCGCCCAGGACCTCTATAAACTTCTCTGA
- the agaW gene encoding PTS N-acetylgalactosamine transporter subunit IIC has translation MEISLLQAFALGILAFIAGLDMFNGLTHMHRPVVLGPLVGLILGDLHTGILTGGTLELVWMGLAPLAGAQPPNVIIGTIVGTTFAITTGVKPEVAVGVAVPFAVAVQMGITFLFSVMSGVMARCDRMAANADTAGIERVNYLALLALGTFYFLCAFLPIYFGAEHAKTAIDVLPTRLIDGLGVAGGIMPAIGFAVLLKIMMKNVYIPYFILGFVAAAWLKLPVLAIAAAALAMALIDFLRKSPEPTAPAAQKEEFEDGI, from the coding sequence ATGGAAATCAGTCTGTTGCAGGCTTTTGCGTTGGGTATTCTCGCCTTTATTGCAGGCCTGGATATGTTCAACGGGTTAACGCACATGCACCGCCCGGTTGTTCTCGGGCCGCTGGTCGGCCTGATTCTGGGCGATCTGCATACCGGTATTTTAACAGGTGGTACGCTGGAACTGGTGTGGATGGGTCTGGCCCCGCTGGCTGGAGCTCAGCCGCCAAACGTGATTATCGGCACTATCGTGGGAACCACGTTTGCCATAACGACCGGAGTGAAACCCGAAGTTGCCGTAGGTGTGGCGGTACCGTTCGCCGTAGCAGTACAAATGGGGATTACCTTCCTGTTCTCTGTGATGTCCGGGGTGATGGCTCGCTGCGATCGCATGGCAGCAAATGCCGATACAGCCGGGATTGAGCGGGTCAACTATCTGGCGTTGCTCGCGCTGGGGACCTTCTACTTTTTATGCGCGTTCCTGCCAATTTACTTTGGCGCGGAACATGCCAAAACCGCGATAGATGTTCTGCCGACGCGTCTGATTGACGGCCTCGGCGTGGCAGGCGGCATCATGCCAGCTATCGGCTTCGCTGTACTGCTGAAAATCATGATGAAAAACGTCTATATCCCCTACTTCATCCTGGGTTTTGTGGCAGCAGCCTGGCTCAAACTCCCGGTGCTAGCGATTGCCGCAGCTGCACTAGCCATGGCGCTGATCGATTTTCTGCGTAAATCACCTGAACCTACAGCTCCCGCAGCACAAAAAGAGGAATTCGAAGATGGCATCTAA
- the agaE gene encoding PTS N-acetylgalactosamine transporter subunit IID → MASNQTALPNVSETEETLLSGTNENVYEDQNIGAELTKKDINRVAWRSMLLQASFNYERMQASGWLYGLLPALKKIHTNKRDLARSMKGHMGFFNTHPFLVTFVIGIILAMERSKQDVNSIQSTKIAVGAPLGGIGDAMFWLTLLPICGGIGASLALQGSILGAVVFIVMFNVVHLGLRFGLAHYAYRMGVAAIPLIKANTKKVGHAASIVGMTVIGALVATYVRLSTTLEITAGDAVVKLQTDVIDKLMPAFLPLVYTLTMFWLVRRGWSPLRLIAITVVLGVVGKFCHFL, encoded by the coding sequence ATGGCATCTAATCAAACGGCTCTGCCGAACGTTTCCGAAACCGAAGAAACGCTGCTGTCCGGCACCAATGAAAACGTCTACGAAGACCAGAATATCGGTGCCGAGCTGACGAAAAAAGATATCAACCGTGTTGCCTGGCGTTCAATGCTGTTGCAGGCCTCTTTTAACTACGAACGTATGCAGGCATCAGGATGGCTGTACGGCCTGTTACCTGCTCTGAAAAAGATCCACACCAATAAGCGCGATTTGGCGCGTTCGATGAAAGGCCATATGGGCTTCTTCAACACGCACCCATTCCTGGTCACGTTTGTTATCGGGATTATCCTGGCGATGGAACGCTCCAAGCAGGATGTGAACAGTATTCAAAGCACCAAGATTGCCGTGGGTGCGCCACTTGGCGGTATCGGTGATGCCATGTTCTGGTTAACGTTACTGCCTATTTGCGGCGGTATCGGGGCCAGCCTGGCGCTGCAAGGCTCTATTCTTGGCGCTGTTGTCTTTATTGTTATGTTCAACGTGGTTCATCTTGGTCTGCGCTTTGGGCTGGCACACTATGCTTATCGAATGGGCGTTGCTGCCATCCCGCTGATTAAAGCTAACACCAAAAAGGTTGGACATGCGGCATCCATCGTTGGGATGACGGTGATCGGCGCGCTGGTAGCGACCTATGTTCGCCTGAGCACTACGCTGGAAATCACTGCTGGCGATGCAGTGGTGAAACTGCAAACAGATGTGATAGACAAGCTGATGCCTGCTTTTTTACCGCTGGTCTACACATTAACCATGTTCTGGCTGGTCCGCCGTGGCTGGAGTCCTCTGCGCCTTATCGCCATTACCGTGGTGCTCGGCGTCGTAGGTAAGTTCTGTCACTTCCTGTAA
- the agaF gene encoding PTS galactosamine/N-acetylgalactosamine transporter subunit IIA, whose amino-acid sequence MLGIILTGHGGFASGMEKAMKQILGEQSQFIAIDFPETSTTALLTSQLEQAVSELDAQQDIVFLTDLLGGTPFRVASTLAMQRQGTEVITGTNLQLLLEMVLERDGLTSEAFRLQALECGHRGLTSLVDELGRCREEKPVEEGI is encoded by the coding sequence ATGTTAGGTATTATTTTGACGGGTCATGGCGGGTTTGCCAGCGGAATGGAAAAAGCGATGAAACAGATTCTGGGTGAACAATCACAGTTCATCGCCATCGACTTTCCGGAAACCTCAACCACCGCCTTACTCACATCGCAGCTTGAACAGGCGGTGAGTGAACTGGATGCGCAGCAAGACATCGTGTTTCTGACAGACCTGTTAGGCGGGACACCATTTCGCGTCGCTTCCACCCTGGCCATGCAAAGGCAAGGCACCGAGGTGATCACCGGCACCAATCTGCAACTACTGCTGGAAATGGTGCTGGAGCGCGATGGCCTGACCAGCGAAGCATTTCGCTTGCAGGCGCTGGAGTGCGGGCACCGTGGTTTAACTAGCCTGGTGGACGAACTGGGACGCTGTCGTGAGGAAAAGCCCGTTGAGGAAGGGATATGA
- the nagA gene encoding N-acetylglucosamine-6-phosphate deacetylase — MRQLLRARRLLTERGWLDDHQIHIEDGIIAEIEPIPSGVMVHDAELLCPAYIDIHVHGGAGVDVMDEAPDTLDKLAMHKAREGVANWLPTTVTAPLPDIRKALERIAHRYHSGGPGAQVLGSYLEGPYFTPQNKGAHPPELFRELELSELDELIAISQQTLRVVALAPEKPGALQAIEHLKQRNVRVMLGHSAATWEQTRAAFDAGADGLVHCYNGMTGLHHRDPGMVGAGLTDPRAWLELIADGHHVHPAAMKLCCCCAKDRLVLITDAMQAAGMPDGRYTLCGEEVEMHSGIVRTASGGLAGSTLSVDAAVRNMVELTGITAEEAIHMASLHPARLLGIDRHLGSLAVGKRADAIALNSGLHLQQIWIQGQALPL; from the coding sequence ATGAGACAGCTACTTCGCGCCAGACGTCTACTGACCGAACGGGGCTGGCTGGACGATCATCAAATACACATTGAAGACGGCATCATTGCAGAAATAGAGCCAATCCCCTCTGGCGTTATGGTCCACGATGCAGAGCTGCTTTGTCCGGCTTACATTGATATCCACGTGCACGGCGGTGCGGGCGTCGATGTGATGGATGAAGCACCGGATACGCTCGACAAACTGGCGATGCACAAAGCACGTGAAGGGGTAGCCAACTGGCTACCCACTACCGTCACCGCTCCACTACCAGATATTCGCAAGGCGCTTGAGCGTATCGCCCATCGTTACCATTCCGGAGGGCCCGGCGCACAGGTGCTGGGCAGTTATCTTGAAGGCCCGTATTTTACGCCGCAGAACAAAGGGGCGCACCCGCCTGAGCTTTTCAGAGAACTGGAACTCAGTGAACTGGATGAACTGATTGCGATTTCCCAGCAAACATTGCGCGTCGTTGCGCTGGCACCAGAAAAACCCGGTGCATTACAGGCCATCGAACATCTGAAGCAGCGCAACGTACGGGTGATGCTGGGACACAGCGCTGCTACCTGGGAACAAACCCGCGCGGCCTTTGACGCCGGTGCTGACGGACTGGTGCACTGCTATAACGGTATGACCGGCTTACATCATCGGGATCCAGGAATGGTTGGCGCAGGGTTAACCGACCCTCGCGCCTGGCTGGAACTTATCGCTGACGGACACCATGTCCACCCAGCGGCCATGAAGCTCTGCTGCTGTTGCGCCAAAGACAGGCTGGTGCTGATCACCGATGCCATGCAGGCTGCAGGAATGCCAGACGGGCGCTATACGCTCTGCGGTGAGGAAGTGGAAATGCACAGTGGTATTGTGCGTACCGCTTCCGGTGGTCTGGCTGGTAGCACGCTCTCGGTTGATGCCGCCGTACGTAATATGGTCGAGCTCACCGGGATAACGGCAGAAGAGGCAATTCATATGGCCTCTCTCCACCCCGCACGTCTGTTGGGTATCGATCGCCACCTGGGATCGTTAGCAGTGGGAAAACGTGCCGACGCGATCGCGCTTAATAGCGGGCTGCATTTACAACAGATCTGGATTCAGGGTCAGGCTCTCCCCCTTTGA
- a CDS encoding AgaS family sugar isomerase: protein MPETYTPVTAVTGTWTEEEIRQQPASWIRSLTNIDNIRSAIDSFLAPLLRKNDLRIILTGAGTSAFIGDIIAPWLASYTGKNISAVPTTDLVTNPMDYLNPAHPLLLISFARSGNSPESVAAVELANQFVPECYHLPITCNEAGSLYQNAVASDNAFALLMPAETHDRGFAMTSSITTMMASCLAVFAPEKINSQTFRDVADRCQAILTSLGDFSDGVFGNEPWKRIVYLGSGGLQGAARESALKVLELTAGKLAAFYDSPTGFRHGPKSLVDNETLVVVFVSSHPYTRQYDLDLLAELRRDRQALRVVAIAAQTHEAIEAGPHILLPPARSFIDMELAFCFLIYAQVFALTQSINIGNTPDTPSASGTVNRVVQGVVIHPWNA from the coding sequence ATGCCAGAAACCTATACCCCTGTTACCGCGGTAACGGGCACCTGGACCGAAGAAGAGATCCGTCAACAACCTGCCAGTTGGATCCGTTCCCTTACGAATATCGACAACATTCGCTCTGCCATTGACAGCTTTCTCGCACCATTACTGCGCAAAAACGATCTGCGGATCATACTGACTGGGGCCGGAACATCAGCATTCATTGGCGACATCATCGCCCCCTGGCTGGCAAGCTATACCGGTAAAAACATCAGCGCTGTGCCAACCACCGATCTGGTCACTAATCCGATGGATTACCTGAATCCCGCACATCCGCTGCTGCTCATTTCTTTCGCTCGCTCAGGAAACAGCCCTGAAAGTGTTGCGGCAGTGGAACTGGCTAATCAGTTTGTACCTGAGTGCTATCACCTGCCAATCACCTGCAACGAAGCAGGTAGCCTCTATCAAAACGCAGTCGCAAGCGACAATGCCTTTGCTCTGTTGATGCCCGCAGAGACACATGACCGTGGTTTCGCCATGACCAGCAGCATTACCACCATGATGGCCAGCTGCCTGGCAGTATTCGCCCCGGAAAAAATCAACAGTCAGACCTTCCGCGACGTGGCCGATCGGTGCCAGGCGATTCTGACTTCACTGGGTGATTTCAGCGACGGCGTATTTGGCAATGAACCCTGGAAACGGATCGTTTACCTCGGTAGCGGTGGATTACAGGGAGCTGCGCGGGAATCGGCACTGAAAGTCCTGGAACTGACAGCAGGCAAACTGGCCGCATTCTATGACTCCCCTACAGGCTTTCGTCACGGTCCAAAGTCGCTGGTTGATAATGAAACGCTGGTAGTGGTCTTTGTTTCCAGCCATCCCTATACACGTCAATACGATCTCGATCTGCTGGCAGAGTTACGCCGCGATCGGCAGGCATTGCGGGTTGTCGCGATTGCAGCACAAACCCATGAGGCGATTGAAGCTGGCCCACATATTCTGCTGCCACCAGCACGCTCTTTCATCGATATGGAATTGGCATTCTGCTTCCTGATCTACGCCCAGGTCTTTGCTTTGACGCAATCCATCAATATCGGCAATACACCGGATACGCCTTCTGCCAGCGGCACTGTGAACCGCGTTGTACAGGGCGTTGTTATTCATCCCTGGAACGCCTAA
- the kbaY gene encoding tagatose-bisphosphate aldolase subunit KbaY has protein sequence MSIISTKYLLLDAQKKGYAVPAFNIHNAETIQAILEVCYEMQSPVILAGTPGTFKHIALEEIYALCSAYSTSYGIPLALHLDHHESLDDIRRKVNAGVRSAMIDGSHFPFEENVKLVKSVVDFCHAKDCSVEAELGRLGGVEDDMSVDAESAFLTDPQEAKRFVERTGVDSLAVAIGTAHGLYTKTPKIDFQRLGEIREVVDIPLVLHGASDVPDEYVRRTIELGVCKVNVATELKIAFADAVKAWFAENPQGNDPRYYMRVGMDAMKEVVRSKITVCGSANRLLISETAAQS, from the coding sequence ATGAGCATTATTTCCACGAAATACCTCCTGCTGGATGCCCAAAAAAAGGGCTATGCCGTACCCGCCTTTAACATTCATAACGCCGAGACGATCCAGGCGATCCTTGAGGTGTGCTATGAAATGCAATCGCCAGTGATCCTTGCCGGAACACCAGGCACCTTTAAGCATATCGCGCTGGAAGAGATCTACGCGCTGTGCAGCGCTTATTCCACCAGCTACGGTATACCGCTGGCGCTGCACCTCGATCACCATGAGTCGCTGGACGATATCCGTCGTAAAGTGAATGCAGGAGTGCGCAGCGCAATGATTGACGGCAGCCACTTTCCATTTGAAGAAAACGTGAAGCTGGTGAAATCCGTTGTGGATTTTTGCCATGCCAAAGATTGCAGCGTGGAAGCTGAGCTGGGTCGCCTCGGTGGCGTAGAAGATGATATGAGCGTGGATGCAGAAAGCGCCTTCCTCACCGATCCCCAAGAAGCTAAACGGTTTGTTGAGCGTACTGGCGTAGATAGCCTTGCTGTTGCCATCGGCACAGCACACGGTTTATATACCAAAACGCCCAAAATCGATTTCCAACGGCTGGGTGAAATTCGTGAAGTGGTGGATATTCCGCTGGTACTACATGGCGCAAGCGATGTTCCTGACGAATACGTCCGCCGCACGATCGAGCTTGGCGTGTGCAAAGTTAACGTCGCTACTGAACTGAAAATCGCTTTTGCCGATGCGGTCAAAGCGTGGTTTGCGGAAAATCCGCAGGGCAACGATCCTCGCTATTACATGCGGGTCGGTATGGATGCGATGAAAGAAGTCGTGCGAAGTAAAATCACTGTATGCGGGTCAGCAAACCGCTTATTAATCAGTGAAACTGCCGCTCAGTCTTAA